A DNA window from Brachionichthys hirsutus isolate HB-005 unplaced genomic scaffold, CSIRO-AGI_Bhir_v1 contig_466, whole genome shotgun sequence contains the following coding sequences:
- the LOC137916122 gene encoding alpha-N-acetylgalactosaminide alpha-2,6-sialyltransferase 5-like, which produces MRMKIRVCQGVSGLIIIIIITMVTSFMLVYNSSTGDSSSSSSHRFNGAVLSTNKPERVPTSTLEGYTGVMDHKPLKMHCRTCALVTSSGQLIGSKRSGEIDRAECVIRMNDAPSIGYQRDVGQRTSLRVVAHSSLQRVLRSRQQLLNASQDTVFIFWGPSSGMRRDGKGQVYNNLRLLKQLLPKLKVYIISRLKMLKFDELFKKETGVDRKSSNSWLSTGWFTMIIALELCDKINVFGMVPPDFCRSSSHPSVPYHYYEPSGPDECSMYLTHERSQRGSHHRFITEKMAFANWARTLNIHFYQPDWKPAAAIDATNTSYTAGS; this is translated from the exons ATGAGGATGAAGATAAGAGTG TGCCAAGGGGTTAGtggactcatcatcatcatcatcatcaccatggtTACCAGTTTTATGTTGGTCTACAACAGCAGCACTGGTGAcagctcatcttcctcatcccaCCGTTTTAACGGAGCGGTTCTATCCACGAATAAGCCGGAGCGAGTCCCGACATCAACACTGGAGGGGTACACAGGCGTCATGGATCACAAG CCTCTGAAGATGCACTGCAGGACTTGTGCCCTGGTGACCAGCTCTGGCCAGCTGATTGGGAGCAAGAGAAGTGGAGAAATAGACCGTGCCGAGTGTGTAATCCGTATGAATGATGCTCCCAGCATCGGCTATCAGCGGGACGTTGGCCAACGTACAAGTTTGCGAGTTGTTGCTCATTCCAGCCTGCAGAGGGTGCTGCGGAGCCGGCAGCAGCTTCTCAATGCGAGCCAAGATACTGTGTTCATCTTCTGGGGACCCAGCAGCGGCATGAGACGAGATGGAAAAGGCCAAGTTTACAACAACCTCCGGCTGCTAAAGCAGCTACTACCCAAACTTAAAGTTTACATTATTTCTAGGCTCAAAATGCTAAAGTTTGATGaactttttaaaaaggaaacgGGGGTCGATAG GAAGAGTTCCAACTCCTGGCTGAGTACCGGCTGGTTCACCATGATCATCGCCCTGGAGCTTTGTGACAAGATCAATGTGTTTGGAATGGTGCCCCCTGATTTCTGCAG AtcctcctcccatccctccgTGCCGTATCATTACTACGAGCCCTCTGGGCCTGACGAGTGCTCCATGTATCTCACTCACGAACGGAGTCAACGAGGGAGCCACCACCGCTTCATCACAGAGAAGATGGCGTTTGCAAACTGGGCTCGAACCCTCAACATCCACTTTTACCAGCCGGACTGGAAGCCCGCTGCTGCCATCGATGCCACTAACACGTCATACACAGCAGGATCCTGA